The Poseidonibacter lekithochrous region CATTGATTGTTACTTGTGCTTTGAACTTCTCTTTCTTCTTTTTTACTATTGCTGCATCAGCTGCATTGTTTAGAATATTCACAATTACTTGTTCAAATTCATTTTCATAACTTTCAATCTCAACTTTGTCACCAATAATCTCTAAATTTATTGAATTTTGCTCAAAAGAAGTAGCTACAATTTTTGAACTTTGAGATATTGACTCTTTAATATCAAACACTTTTCTATCTTTTGTTGGTTGATAAAAATTCCTAAAATCATCAATAGTTTGAGACATATAGTCAATTTGAATTTTAATATCTTTGATAATATCATTTAACTCATCTTTTGTGAAGTTTCCATAATTATCTCTAATAAAATGAGTTAATAAACTAGTGTTATTTAAAGGTTGTCTCCATTGATGAGCAATATTACCAAGCATTTCACCCATAGAAGCTAGTTTGTTTTGTTGTATTAAAAGTCTATCTTTTTCAATATTTTTTTCAACTTCTTCTTCAACTTTTTGTTTTAACTCTTCTTCATTCATTTTGATTTTTGTAATATCATTTAGATATCCATAAAATGAAATTACTCGACCATAATCATCTTTTACTAAAATAGTTCTATTAAATACCCATTTAATATTTCCATCTTTATCTATTACTCTATGTATATTAGTAAATGATGGTTTATCAGATGCAATAGCATTTTTAATAACAGCTTTTAGTGACTCAACATCATCTTTATGTACAAAGTCAAAATAAGATATTTTTGATTCTTTAAAATCTTCAGTTTCATAACCATAGTTTTCAATACTTTTAGATACAAATTTTACTGATAAGTCATCATTGTTTTTCCATCTAAAAATTACGATACGCCCATATTCTGTTAGTAATTCAACATTTCTAAGCTCTTTAGTTAAAGTCATTCTCTCATCAATATCCATTGACATCATAAGCATTCTATTTACATTTTCACTAATAAAAGCTTTTCCTCTAACTAATACCCATTTATAGTTTCCGCTTTTTTCTCGAAGTCTATATTCACTTACAAAGTGATCTGTTTTTCCTGAGATATGCTCACTAAACTCATCTAAAACTTTTTGTTTATCTTCACTATGAACAAGAGCTAACCACTCTTTAAAGTTTTGAATTTCATCTCGTTTATAACCAAACATATTTAGCCATTTATTAGAGAAGAATATTCTATTTGTATCTAAATTAATATCCCATAATCCATCATTAGATGCAATAATTGCAAGTTCATATCTATCTTTCCATTTTGCTAATAAAAAGTTTTTTCTCTCTAATCTTTTGTTATATCTATTAAAAATAGTATTAATAAATCTACCAAAAATATTAGCTGTTGTCATTAAGATAATTGCAATAAATATAACAATAAAAATTCCAATAATTAGTTTATTTTCATGTTGTATTTTTATCTGTCTTATCTCTTCTTTTAGGAAATCATTTTTTACTATAATTTTGTAATTATACTTTGGGAAGGTATATACAAAGACATTATTATCTAATAAATCAAATCTAGAAATATCTTTTACAGATACTTCTTTTGCTTTATTATTGTAGTTGTAAACTAGCTTTTCATTAATATCATAAAAAACAAAATGTGCATTTTCTTCTAAATTACTTGTATTTTCAATAGAGCCTAAAATAGCATGTTTTGTAAGTGCTTTCATATCATCAACTTGAGAAAAAGCCCCAAGCATTAAACCTTTGAAATCTACAAATTTAAAGTAAGACAGTCTAACTTCTCTTTTTTCATTATCAATCCAATATGTCATATTATCATTACTGTTATATTGAATGTTTTTTAGCATAAAATGATTGAATTTTTTAGTATTTATTTTTGAATTAGTTTGTTTACGCAAATAATTGATAATATCTTCACCATAAAGAATCTTATAATTTATTGCATTAAAAAGTATAAACTCAATACCTTTGGTTTCTTCCATAATATAAATATAGTTCTTAAGCATTTGTTCGTCTAAAGCTTCATTTCTTAAAGTAAAAGACTTTACATATCCTTGTAGTTCGTAAACATACTTAATAAGATCATTTTCTACAGAATCTATTCTTTCACTTCTTTTAATATTAATAGTTTCAATATAGTTCTTTAGAATATTCTGATTATAAAAACTCTCACTTTGTAGTAATAGTTTAATCTTACTTGACTCTTGATACTTATAAAAAAGTGTTACTACTATTGAAGAAAATATTGCAAGTAGTATTACAAAAACAAGGGGTGTATAAACAATCTGATTTTTTATATCTGATAAAGTATAAAACTTCTTTTTTCTAAACCACATAAAAAATCATCCTTTTATATTAATAAGTAATTTGGGCTAAATACAAACCATTAGCAGGTGCAGGGATTTTAAAGACACGTTTTTTCATTCTTAACTGTTCTTTTAAATCAATAATTGAAAGTTTACCCATATTTATTTTAAGTAAGAACCCGACCATTAATCTAATTTGTGAACGTAAGTAAGAATTAGCGGTAAAGCGAAATACATATATATCTTTGTGTTTATAAAAACAAGTATCAAAGATTTCACGTACTGTGTTTTCTTTATCACTACCTACTTTATGAAAATACTCAAAATCATATTCACCTATAAACTCTTTTATTGCTTCTTTCATAAGTTCTTCATTTATTGAAGGTACATAGGTTACAAATTTATCATTAAATGGTGTTGTATGTTTTGTAGTAATCACATATCTATAAACTCTTTTTCTAGCATGAAATCGTGAGTGAAAGTCATTAGGAACTAAAGATATATGATTAATTTTTATAGAGCTTGGAAGATGTTTATTCATAACATCTTTTAACTTATCGAAGTTATTCCAAAAATCTGGAAGAATACAGTTAAATACCTGTCCTGTAGCATGAACATCCCTATCTGTTCTTCCACTTAAAACTATATTTGTTTCAATATTTACACGTTTAAATGCTTTTAATAAAGCATTCTCAACTGTTAAACCATTAGGTTGTCTTTGTGATCCTTGAAAAACAGAACCATCATAAGAGATATTAAATTTTGCGTTCATATATTATTAATACTCTTTTTTTACAGTTCTTGTATAAATAAAATAAGTTCCTAAAAGCCAAACAAAAGGAACTGCGTATAAACTATGTAAGAGAATTTTATCTCCTAGGGATTTAACTACAACATAAAATAAAACAACAGCTACAAGTGAATATGCAACTGCTCTATTTTTCTCATATCTTGGATTAAAATATCCAAACGTAATTACTAAAAATAGTGATAATGTTGGAAATAATGAAGTTAGAATATAAAAAGTCAAATCATCAATATCTTGTTTTCTTTGGATTTTTTCTTTCCAATAATTATATGTTGTTGTAAAAATATTCATTTCATCATCAGCAATTGAGTCATTAATATGCATAGTTTTAAAATCAATTTGATTAATTTCAGAATCTTTTATGAAAAATGCTTTTCCTTTTGAAAGGTTAAAACTAAGTTCTCCATTATCATTATTTAGTACTGCTGACTTACTAATTATGAATTGTTCTTGATTGTTTTCAGTTTTAAATAATTTTATTTCATAATATTTTTTATCATCTTTATCTTGAATATAAATCAACCATTCCCCAAACTTTTGACCAAATTCTGAGGCTTTAATATTGAAGTTTGCTTCTTTTTTCTTAATATCTAAAAACTGTTTTGTTAAAAACTTTGTTTTAGGAATTAAACCTACAGAAACAACAACTAAAGCTATTGATAAAAGTAAAGTTACTGGTAAAAATATTCTCATAATTTTTACAGGGTTTAAGCCAAATGACGTAATTACCGTAAGTTCATACTCACTTGCAAGTTTTGATAATGTTATTACCAATGAAATAAAAAATGAAATCGGCATAGTATAAAATAAAATTTGAGGTATTACATAAGAGTATAATGTAAATAATTCAAATACATTAATTGTAATAATTGATGTTAATGCTGCAATTTTTACTAAAAAAACTACTGATGTAATAAAATATAATCCGAAAAAAATAGGGAAAAATGTAATTGCTAATTGTGAATACAAATAGTGTTTTAATTTCAATAAATAACCTTTAATAAATCTTCTAATCTAAAAAAATATTCAAATAATAATCCTAAAACTAAGTATGGAATAAATGGAGTTTGAATGTCTTTTTTTATAAAGATGGAATAAATAGATGGTATTATAGCAAAAATTGCCGCTAAAAACACTGCAATTAATGCACCTTTTATTCCTAAGATAATTGCAATAGCTGCAATTATTGGAATATCACCCTCACCTAATGCTTCTTGAGTTCTTAAACTTTCATCTTTTGTTAGTCTTGATTTTATATTTTGGATATAAAAAGTTAGAATAAAATTCAATAAAACAAAGGCACCACAAAACATAAATGCATTTTTCAAAGCTTCAATTATTGGGTAAGTTGTAATGAATAAAGATAAAACAAAAGCCATTAGTAATAAATAATCAGGAACTGCTTTATATTCAAAATCTATAAAAGACAATGTAATTAAAACATAAATAAAAATACTAAAAAGTGCAAACTCTAAACCTATTCCAAATTCTTGAAATAAAAGAAGAGTAAATAAAGCACTTAAAAACTCAACAATAAAATATCTAAAAGGTATTTTTGTTTTACAATAAGCACATTTTGCTCTTAAGAATATATATGAAAACAGAGGAATATTATAATACCAAGCAATAGTATTTTTACAAGAAGGACAGAAGCTTCTTGGACTTACTATAGATTCATTTTTTGGAAGCCGTGAGATTAGTACATTTAAAAATGAACCAATAACAGCACCAAAAATAAAACTAAATACCTCCAAATCTTCTCTCACGTTTGACAAAGTCACTTATGATATCATCTAATTCACTTGAATTAAAATCAGGCCAATACGTTGGAGTAAAGAACATTTCAGCATAAGCATTTTGCCATAAAAGATAATTAGATAATCTAACTTCACCACTTGTTCTAATCATAATATCAACACCAGGCATACCTGCTGTATCTAAACACGATTCAAGATTTTCTTCACTTACTTCAAGTTCTTGTTCATTTAATTTTTTAATAGCTCTTATAATTTCATCTTTTGAACCATAATTTAATGCTAAAACTTGAGTAAGCCCTGTACAATGAGATGTTTTTTCTTCAACATCTCTTATTGTTTTTTGTAAATATTTTGAGAATCTAGACAAATCCCCAATAGGTTTAAATCGTACATTATTCTCTAAATAAATTGGAAGTTCTTTTTTAAAATATCTATCAAGTAATTTCATTAAGAACTCTACTTCTAGTTTTGGTCTTTGCCAGTTTTCTGTTGAGAAAGCATATAAAGTCAAATATTTAATTCCAATATTTGAGCAATATTTAGTTATCTCTCGAACAACTTTTGCGCCTTCTTCATGGCCAGCTGTTCGTTTAAGACCTCTTTCTTTTGCCCATCTACCATTACCATCCATAATCATGGCAATATGTGCAGGCATATTTTGATTATTCATTTTCTTTAAACTCATTTTGTAATCTATTTAAAATACCAAGTGAAATTTCTAACTTTTCACCTTTAAATGAATAAGAGTTGTTTTTTAACATTAGTTCAATTTCATTTGAGTCTGAACCAAAAGAGTTTTCATCTCCTAAGATATTTAAACAAACACCATCAAGGTTTTTCTTTTCTAACATTGAACTTGCATTGTTTAAAGCACTTACTTCATCCATTTCAGCTTTAAAACCAATTGAAATCATTTCTGATTTGTTTAATGAACTTAAGATATCAATATTTTGTTTTAGATTTAAATCCCAAGAAGAGCCAATCATATCTTTTTTCATTTTCCCATCTTGAGGGAAAGATGGAACATAATCACTTACAGCTGCTACCATAAATAAATATGGAGTTTTTTGAATAAGCTCTGGTCTTGAAGCATCCATAAGTGTAGTTTTTGTCATTACACCTTTTTTAGCAACTCTTACAGAATCTACTAAATATTCATACATTTCAGAACTACTTTGAACAGGAATAACATGGATATCTTTTGGTAAATTCTCGTAACCACGAGTGCTTACTAAACATACTTCTGCACCTTTTAAATAAAGGCTTAAAGCTAATGAGCTTGCCATCTTACCAGATGAATAATTTGAGATATATCTTACATCATCAATTTTTTCTACTGTTCCGCCGCCACTTAATACAACTTTTCTATTTACCCAATACTCTTCTTTTAAAAGCTCTCGAGCACTTGCATAAAAAATTGCTTCAGGATCAGACATAGCTCCATCCCCAACATCTTTACACACTAACTCTTTAGTTTGTGACTCAATTATCTCAAAGTTACAAAGCTTAAGCATTTTAATACTTGCTTGAGTAACTGGATTTCTTAACATATTAGTATTAGCAGCAGGTGCAAGAATCTTCATTCTAGGATATGCTAAAGCTACTTGAGTTAATAAATTATCAGCTAAACCATTTGATAATTTATTAATAGTGTTTGCAGAACATGGAGCAATTACAAAAATATCAGACCACTTACCAATATCAATATGATTGTAATCTTGGTTTTTATCCCAAGATTCATTTGATTCATCCAAAACTTTACTTTGAGAAATAGCCTCAAAAGTAATAGGTGAAATGAATTTTTTGGCACCTTCAGTCATTATAACTCTAACTTTAGCGCCTGCTTTTATATATAATCTAATTAATTCTAAAGTTTTGTAAATTGCAATTGAACCAGTCACTGCAACTAATATTTTTTTATCTTTTAATAACATTTAAATTCTCTATTTTTTATTTTTCAAAATGCTTAAAGAAGTATCCTTCAACTGCTCTTTTCTTAGCTCGACTCATATAAAGTTGACCTTCTTTTACGTCTGTTGTTACAGTTGAACCTGCAGCAATCATTGTATTATCAGCAACATTCACAGGAGCTACTAATTGAGTATCAGAACCTACAAATACATTTTTACCAATAATAGTCTTATATTTATTAATTCCATCATAATTACAAGTAATTGTTCCACAACCTATATTTGTACCTTCATTTATTTCACAATCACCAAGATATGATAAATGACCAGCTTTTACACCATTTAACTTAGCTTTTTTTGTTTCAACGAAGTTTCCAATGTGTGTTTTATTAAGTTCACTTCCTGGTCTAATTCTAGCCATTGGTCCAGCATCAGAGTCAACTAAAATTGAATCTTCAATAATAGTATTTGTTTTAATATGAGAATTTACAATTTTCGTATTTCCAAGTAATGTAACTCCATTTTCTAAAATAGATTCACCTTCAATACAAACACCCTCTTCTATATAAATAGTATCAGGCAATCTCATAATAACACCAGCTTTCAAGAACTCATTTTTAATTCTATTTTGGTGAATTACTTCTGCATCTGTTAACTCAACTTTTGAATTAACACCTTTGAAGTTTTCAACATTAACTGCAAGTGGTTTTAATACTTTTCCTTCATTAATTGCCATTTCAATTAAATCTGTGATGTAATACTCTGCTTGAGCATTATCATTTGATAGTTTTGGAAGATTTTCAAGTAAGAATTTTGTTTCAAATTGGTAAATACCTGCATTGGCAGTTGTAACTGCTAATTCTTCTTCATTTGCATCTTTTTGTTCAACGATTTTTTTAACAGATCCATTCTCAACAATAACTCTACCATATCCATCAGCACTATCAAGCTCTAAAACAGACATAACAATAGTTGCTTCTATATCAAACTTTTTTAATTCTTCTGCTTGAATTAAAGGCATATCACCATTTAGAACTAATACTTGATCATATTTTGGTGTAATACCCATTACAGCTCCACCAGTTCCTGGATAATTTGCATGGTCTTGGATTACATAATTGATACCTTCGAAATGTTTTTCCATTTCTTCTTGTACTCTTGAAGCTTGGTGGTATAAAACAACAGTAATATCATCACTTAATTTTAGTGCTTCTTTGATTGAATAATACAACATTGATTTACCAGAGATTTTATGTAAAACCTTTGGAGTTGTTGATTTCATTCGCGTACCTGCACCTGCAGCTAAAATTATGATTGATTTGTTGTTCATTATTATCCTTCTAATACTTCTTTTATTTCTTTTTTTAAATTCTCTGCAACTTCCGTTAACGATCTTTGCATTTTATCATCACTTATATTACTATTTAATAATTTCTCAAGATTATTTTCTTTATTTTTAAAAAATTGTGCCACTTTTTTACTTTTTGGATTTCTATTATACATTAAAACTCCCGAAGCAATAAGTGCAATAATTAATTTTACATGACCGAAAATTGCTGCATAATTCAATAATGTAAACCCTGCATTATCTGGTTCATTCATATTAGCACCAGAAGCGATTAACCATCTAGCAATTTTATAATTACCATTCCATTGAGTATGATGAAGTGCTGTTCTACCTTGTTTATCTTTAACATTTAAATCTGCTTTTTTTGTTAAAAGTTTTTCTACAACATCTAAATCATTTGCAATTACAGCTTTATGATAAACTGTTTTTCCCTCTAAATCTTGAGCTTCTACATTTACTCTAAACTTTAAAAAGAATACTAGTCTTTCTAAAAATCGTTCTTTTTCTTCTTTATCTTTTACTTTAAGACCCTCTTCCACTAAAATAGACAAAGGAGTATTACCTTCTTTATCTATTAAATTTGGATTCATCCCATAATTCAATAAAATACGAACTAACTCAAAATGATTATAATTCACTACTTCAAATAAAATTGTTCGACCACTTAATTTAACTCTATCTAATTTTGGTTTTAAAGGTAAAAGTTTTTTAAACAATAATAAATAGTTCTTATCGTCATCTTCTTCATCATCTAGGACAGATACATCACTTTTAACTATTTTTTCAATTAAATAGTCAAAAATTGTTTTTTCTTGATCATCTCTATTTTCAATATCTGCACCATTTTTTATTAAATACGAAATCATTTTAAGATTAGTATGACCTTTTAGAATTTCTGGATATAAAAGCGTTTTTCCTTTTTCATCTCGAACATTTATATTCGCACCTGATTCAAGTAAAAATTCTATATTGTTGTAATGCTTTTTTTCCACTTCTTTACTTAAAGTCGTATTACCTTCATCATCAAACTTATCAATATAGAAACCATATTCAATCATTAAAGATACTAGTTTTAAATATTTAGTATCTTCTTTTATAAAATGATATTTTCCTTCTAAGTCTTTTAAATTACCTTTTTGTAATTTCAGAATATATAAAACTTCATCTAGAATATTCTTATTTTCATTATCAACTATATTTAGATTAATTCCTTTTCTAATTAAAAGAGTTAATAATTCTATATTATTTGTTCCTTTTATTACCGTATTAAAAAGGGCATTTTGACCATTTGCATCTAAAATATTTAAATCAATCCCATTTAAAACTAAAGTTTGAGCAACCTCAGTATCATCTTTTAATACAGATGAGAAAAGAACTGTTTGTCCGTTTTCATCAAGAAGATTTATATCCTCAATATTATTAATCACTTCTTTTACAATATTAACATTTCCACCATCAACGGCATCAAAGAGTACTGTTTTATTGTAATTATCTTTTAAATTGAAGTCAGGTTTATAATTCATAAGTATTCTAAATACTTTATAGTCACCCTCTAGGGCAACATCTTGAATTATTGTTCTATTTGAAGAGTTTTTGTGATTTACAGAAGCACCATTATCTAAAAGGAAACGAATCATCATTCCATCACCTTTTGATACAGCTTCTGCTAAAACAGTTTTTCCATAGTCATCTTCTATATTAATATCTATTTTATTATTTAGAAGAATTTTAATTGCATCGATTTTTCTTTTTGAAGCAAGAGAAAAAAGAAAGGTTCTTCCTTTTTCATCTCTTTGATTTATGTCTATGCCATTGTTAATAAGTTTTTGTACTTTATCTGCATCCACAGTACTTTTTAGAAGCTCTTTTTCCAAAACTTCTGAGGTATTACCCTTGAACAACTTTAACATACATAAATCCTTAATAACCAGCTATAGATTTTTGACTTATTTTACCTAAGTTTTTATTAATTTTTTTATTTAATATCTTTTTCTTCTTCTAGATTCTGTAAAAGATCTATTTTTGTTATTTTTTCCATCTCTTTCTTTTGAATCTGTTCTCTTATAGTTATTTCTAGTGTTAGGTCTATTGTTACTATCACTTATTAAATTCATTTTTAATGATTTCTCTATAAAAGAATTAAAAGAATTTCTTAAAATATATGCTTTATCATGATCAGGAAAGATTTCTGGCATCTTGTAAGAAAGCCATAAATATAAAGATATTTTCTTAACTTCATCCTCAACTAATAATAAATCTCTTTGAGTAATTGCTTTTTTTGGAAGTGTAATTGATGGTTTATAATGACACTGTTTCTTTTTGATAATTGAAGCAATATAAGCTTGATAAGCTTGTAATATAATCTGTGATCTAGTAGAAATTGGAGCTTGTGCAAGAAGGTATTTATCTTCTAGTTTTAAATTATGTCTAGTATCTACAATTCTTGAAGCTTCCAACATTGAAGATAAGTTTGCGGCTACAAAAGGTCCTGAGAAAATCATATTTTTTGCAAAATAGTTTAATATCTTTGTTAAAGAATTTGTTTTAATATGACTAGCTAAGCCTTCT contains the following coding sequences:
- a CDS encoding PAS domain-containing sensor histidine kinase → MWFRKKKFYTLSDIKNQIVYTPLVFVILLAIFSSIVVTLFYKYQESSKIKLLLQSESFYNQNILKNYIETINIKRSERIDSVENDLIKYVYELQGYVKSFTLRNEALDEQMLKNYIYIMEETKGIEFILFNAINYKILYGEDIINYLRKQTNSKINTKKFNHFMLKNIQYNSNDNMTYWIDNEKREVRLSYFKFVDFKGLMLGAFSQVDDMKALTKHAILGSIENTSNLEENAHFVFYDINEKLVYNYNNKAKEVSVKDISRFDLLDNNVFVYTFPKYNYKIIVKNDFLKEEIRQIKIQHENKLIIGIFIVIFIAIILMTTANIFGRFINTIFNRYNKRLERKNFLLAKWKDRYELAIIASNDGLWDINLDTNRIFFSNKWLNMFGYKRDEIQNFKEWLALVHSEDKQKVLDEFSEHISGKTDHFVSEYRLREKSGNYKWVLVRGKAFISENVNRMLMMSMDIDERMTLTKELRNVELLTEYGRIVIFRWKNNDDLSVKFVSKSIENYGYETEDFKESKISYFDFVHKDDVESLKAVIKNAIASDKPSFTNIHRVIDKDGNIKWVFNRTILVKDDYGRVISFYGYLNDITKIKMNEEELKQKVEEEVEKNIEKDRLLIQQNKLASMGEMLGNIAHQWRQPLNNTSLLTHFIRDNYGNFTKDELNDIIKDIKIQIDYMSQTIDDFRNFYQPTKDRKVFDIKESISQSSKIVATSFEQNSINLEIIGDKVEIESYENEFEQVIVNILNNAADAAIVKKKKEKFKAQVTINVTRAEKTQISISNNCGNIDKKVIERIFEPYFTTKFENQGTGIGLYMSKVIIEKNMNGKIEAINTQDGVEFIITF
- the truA gene encoding tRNA pseudouridine(38-40) synthase TruA produces the protein MNAKFNISYDGSVFQGSQRQPNGLTVENALLKAFKRVNIETNIVLSGRTDRDVHATGQVFNCILPDFWNNFDKLKDVMNKHLPSSIKINHISLVPNDFHSRFHARKRVYRYVITTKHTTPFNDKFVTYVPSINEELMKEAIKEFIGEYDFEYFHKVGSDKENTVREIFDTCFYKHKDIYVFRFTANSYLRSQIRLMVGFLLKINMGKLSIIDLKEQLRMKKRVFKIPAPANGLYLAQITY
- a CDS encoding LptF/LptG family permease — its product is MKLKHYLYSQLAITFFPIFFGLYFITSVVFLVKIAALTSIITINVFELFTLYSYVIPQILFYTMPISFFISLVITLSKLASEYELTVITSFGLNPVKIMRIFLPVTLLLSIALVVVSVGLIPKTKFLTKQFLDIKKKEANFNIKASEFGQKFGEWLIYIQDKDDKKYYEIKLFKTENNQEQFIISKSAVLNNDNGELSFNLSKGKAFFIKDSEINQIDFKTMHINDSIADDEMNIFTTTYNYWKEKIQRKQDIDDLTFYILTSLFPTLSLFLVITFGYFNPRYEKNRAVAYSLVAVVLFYVVVKSLGDKILLHSLYAVPFVWLLGTYFIYTRTVKKEY
- a CDS encoding prepilin peptidase, producing the protein MREDLEVFSFIFGAVIGSFLNVLISRLPKNESIVSPRSFCPSCKNTIAWYYNIPLFSYIFLRAKCAYCKTKIPFRYFIVEFLSALFTLLLFQEFGIGLEFALFSIFIYVLITLSFIDFEYKAVPDYLLLMAFVLSLFITTYPIIEALKNAFMFCGAFVLLNFILTFYIQNIKSRLTKDESLRTQEALGEGDIPIIAAIAIILGIKGALIAVFLAAIFAIIPSIYSIFIKKDIQTPFIPYLVLGLLFEYFFRLEDLLKVIY
- a CDS encoding di-trans,poly-cis-decaprenylcistransferase, giving the protein MSLKKMNNQNMPAHIAMIMDGNGRWAKERGLKRTAGHEEGAKVVREITKYCSNIGIKYLTLYAFSTENWQRPKLEVEFLMKLLDRYFKKELPIYLENNVRFKPIGDLSRFSKYLQKTIRDVEEKTSHCTGLTQVLALNYGSKDEIIRAIKKLNEQELEVSEENLESCLDTAGMPGVDIMIRTSGEVRLSNYLLWQNAYAEMFFTPTYWPDFNSSELDDIISDFVKRERRFGGI
- the coaBC gene encoding bifunctional phosphopantothenoylcysteine decarboxylase/phosphopantothenate--cysteine ligase CoaBC, producing MLLKDKKILVAVTGSIAIYKTLELIRLYIKAGAKVRVIMTEGAKKFISPITFEAISQSKVLDESNESWDKNQDYNHIDIGKWSDIFVIAPCSANTINKLSNGLADNLLTQVALAYPRMKILAPAANTNMLRNPVTQASIKMLKLCNFEIIESQTKELVCKDVGDGAMSDPEAIFYASARELLKEEYWVNRKVVLSGGGTVEKIDDVRYISNYSSGKMASSLALSLYLKGAEVCLVSTRGYENLPKDIHVIPVQSSSEMYEYLVDSVRVAKKGVMTKTTLMDASRPELIQKTPYLFMVAAVSDYVPSFPQDGKMKKDMIGSSWDLNLKQNIDILSSLNKSEMISIGFKAEMDEVSALNNASSMLEKKNLDGVCLNILGDENSFGSDSNEIELMLKNNSYSFKGEKLEISLGILNRLQNEFKENE
- the glmU gene encoding bifunctional UDP-N-acetylglucosamine diphosphorylase/glucosamine-1-phosphate N-acetyltransferase GlmU codes for the protein MNNKSIIILAAGAGTRMKSTTPKVLHKISGKSMLYYSIKEALKLSDDITVVLYHQASRVQEEMEKHFEGINYVIQDHANYPGTGGAVMGITPKYDQVLVLNGDMPLIQAEELKKFDIEATIVMSVLELDSADGYGRVIVENGSVKKIVEQKDANEEELAVTTANAGIYQFETKFLLENLPKLSNDNAQAEYYITDLIEMAINEGKVLKPLAVNVENFKGVNSKVELTDAEVIHQNRIKNEFLKAGVIMRLPDTIYIEEGVCIEGESILENGVTLLGNTKIVNSHIKTNTIIEDSILVDSDAGPMARIRPGSELNKTHIGNFVETKKAKLNGVKAGHLSYLGDCEINEGTNIGCGTITCNYDGINKYKTIIGKNVFVGSDTQLVAPVNVADNTMIAAGSTVTTDVKEGQLYMSRAKKRAVEGYFFKHFEK
- a CDS encoding ankyrin repeat domain-containing protein; protein product: MLKLFKGNTSEVLEKELLKSTVDADKVQKLINNGIDINQRDEKGRTFLFSLASKRKIDAIKILLNNKIDINIEDDYGKTVLAEAVSKGDGMMIRFLLDNGASVNHKNSSNRTIIQDVALEGDYKVFRILMNYKPDFNLKDNYNKTVLFDAVDGGNVNIVKEVINNIEDINLLDENGQTVLFSSVLKDDTEVAQTLVLNGIDLNILDANGQNALFNTVIKGTNNIELLTLLIRKGINLNIVDNENKNILDEVLYILKLQKGNLKDLEGKYHFIKEDTKYLKLVSLMIEYGFYIDKFDDEGNTTLSKEVEKKHYNNIEFLLESGANINVRDEKGKTLLYPEILKGHTNLKMISYLIKNGADIENRDDQEKTIFDYLIEKIVKSDVSVLDDEEDDDKNYLLLFKKLLPLKPKLDRVKLSGRTILFEVVNYNHFELVRILLNYGMNPNLIDKEGNTPLSILVEEGLKVKDKEEKERFLERLVFFLKFRVNVEAQDLEGKTVYHKAVIANDLDVVEKLLTKKADLNVKDKQGRTALHHTQWNGNYKIARWLIASGANMNEPDNAGFTLLNYAAIFGHVKLIIALIASGVLMYNRNPKSKKVAQFFKNKENNLEKLLNSNISDDKMQRSLTEVAENLKKEIKEVLEG